In Musa acuminata AAA Group cultivar baxijiao chromosome BXJ2-8, Cavendish_Baxijiao_AAA, whole genome shotgun sequence, one genomic interval encodes:
- the LOC135620181 gene encoding NADH dehydrogenase [ubiquinone] iron-sulfur protein 4, mitochondrial-like, which translates to MAAPLRRQGTSLARLAHARFVSLSQTRSLASDSLVELRPGEIGTVSGVPHEHLRRRVIIYSPARTATQQGSGKVGKWKINFVSTQKWENPLMGWTSTGDPYANVGDAGLTFDSEEAAKAFAEKYGWDFVVKKRHTPLLQVKSYSDNFKWKGPPKTEEGGRSFD; encoded by the exons ATGGCTGCTCCTCTCCGGCGTCAAGGCACCTCCCTCGCTCGCCTCGCTCATGCCCGCTTCGTCTCCCTCTCGCAGACGAGATCGCTCGCCTCGGACTCCCTCGTCGAGCTCAGGCCCGGCGAGATCGGAACCGTTTCTGGCGTCCCTCATGAACACCTCCGGCGCCGG GTCATAATATATTCACCAGCTCGGACTGCAACCCAGCAAGGTTCTGGAAAAGTTGGAAAGTGGAAGATCAACTTTGTGTCGACCCAGAA GTGGGAGAATCCATTGATGGGCTGGACATCTACTGGGGATCCCTATGCAAATGTAGGCGATGCAGGTCTAACTTTTGACAGTGAAGAAGCTGCAAAAGCATTCGCAGAGAAGTACGGATGGGATTTTGTG GTAAAGAAGCGTCATACTCCTCTTCTGCAG GTCAAATCCTATTCAGACAATTTCAAGTGGAAGGGTCCCCCCAAAACCGAGGAAGGTGGCAGATCATTTGATTGA
- the LOC135620180 gene encoding LIM domain-containing protein WLIM1-like, with product MGENVAANNSCACIKLGDKPVASHQLLPVSPCIFIITPPPPHSFICLPPPELSAADVFPLSGPCRRLRELGGNTRTGGESRRVRASRSGRRAMAFQGTTTKCTACDKTVYLVDKLTADNRIYHKACFRCHHCKGTLKLGNYNSFEGVLYCRPHFDQLFKMTGSLDKSFEGTPKIVKPEKHVENENASKVSSAFAGTREKCVGCNKTVYPIERVTVNGTAYHKSCFKCSRGGCVISPSNYIAHEGRLYCKHHHIQLFKEKGNYSQLENGEEKISCEATACAEASAA from the exons ATGGGCGAAAACGTTGCTGCAAATAATAGTTGTGCATGCATTAAGCTCGGCGACAAACCTGTCGCTTCCCATCAACTCTTACCTGTCTCCCCATGCATCTTCATCATTACCCCCCCTCCTCCCCACTCCTTTATTTGCTTGCCTCCACCGGAATTGTCTGCAGCTGACGTCTTCCCTCTCTCCGGGCCTTGCCGACGCCTGAGGGAGCTCGGCGGTAACACGAGAACGGGTGGTGAGTCGAGGAGGGTGCGCGCAAGTAGGAGTGGGAGAAGAGCCATGGCGTTCCAGGGGACGACGACTAAGTGCACGGCGTGCGACAAGACGGTGTACTTGGTCGACAAGCTCACCGCCGACAACCGGATCTACCACAAGGCTTGCTTCAGATGCCATCACTGCAAGGGGACCTTGAAG CTGGGAAACTACAACTCCTTCGAGGGAGTCCTGTACTGCAGACCCCATTTTGATCAGCTTTTCAAGATGACCGGCAGCCTGGACAAAAGCTTCGAAG GGACACCGAAGATTGTCAAACCGGAAAAACATGTCGAGAACGAG AATGCAAGCAAGGTTTCAAGTGCTTTTGCTGGCACCagagagaagtgtgttggatgcAACAAGACTGTTTATCCGATCGAAAGG GTCACGGTTAACGGCACTGCATATCACAAGAGCTGCTTCAAATGTTCCCGTGGAGGATGTGTCATCAGCCCTTCGAACTACATTGCGCATGAGGGAAGGCTGTACTGCAAGCATCACCACATCCAGCTCTTCAAAGAGAAGGGAAACTACAGCCAACTTGAGAACGGCGAAGAGAAGATTTCATGCGAGGCAACAGCCTGCGCGGAAGCATCTGCGGCGTGA
- the LOC135620179 gene encoding uncharacterized protein LOC135620179 has product MFCGTASFKSVDSDPWTPSSPKAAKKKAGKNPYSARGLDKFATLLAELEARKERVLARAASQGAAAMVRFTYSGPNEWIPIIVKIRDPQVEAGKPSDVEKPKAPPPVQAISEASPPEKDVGEGVETVAPETKPKGHFSWGVGGAKGWSGKNWRPSYYWPLVAVLMLLCLVMFGRVFAICCTTVWWYMVPIMQGESGAGVRRSIKKKKDYGRRLSDKRMAGNLAPAPSFQANKVRGVQEASSPRGHVNGKRG; this is encoded by the coding sequence ATGTTCTGCGGGACAGCAAGCTTCAAGAGCGTCGACAGTGATCCATGGACTCCTTCCTCGCCCAAGGCAGCGAAAAAGAAGGCCGGCAAGAACCCCTACTCGGCCAGAGGCCTCGACAAGTTCGCCACCCTGCTCGCCGAGCTCGAGGCTCGCAAGGAGCGGGTGCTGGCGAGGGCCGCGTCGCAAGGGGCGGCGGCCATGGTGCGGTTCACGTACTCCGGCCCGAACGAGTGGATACCGATCATCGTCAAGATAAGGGATCCACAAGTCGAAGCCGGCAAGCCGTCTGACGTCGAGAAGCCCAAGGCGCCGCCTCCAGTGCAGGCCATCTCGGAGGCTTCCCCGCCCGAAAAGGACGTTGGAGAGGGGGTGGAGACGGTGGCGCCGGAGACGAAACCGAAGGGCCACTTTTCTTGGGGCGTGGGAGGGGCCAAGGGGTGGTCTGGGAAGAACTGGAGGCCGAGCTACTACTGGCCTTTGGTGGCGGTGCTGATGCTGCTTTGCTTGGTCATGTTCGGGAGGGTGTTCGCCATATGCTGCACCACCGTGTGGTGGTACATGGTGCCGATCATGCAGGGCGAGAGCGGTGCAGGTGTGAGGAGGTCCATCAAGAAGAAGAAGGATTACGGGAGGAGACTAAGTGACAAGAGGATGGCTGGCAATTTAGCACCTGCACCTTCTTTCCAGGCCAACAAGGTCAGGGGGGTGCAGGAAGCGTCGTCTCCTCGAGGCCATGTCAATGGAAAGAGAGGGTAA